One genomic region from Melioribacteraceae bacterium encodes:
- a CDS encoding flagellar FliJ family protein: MSKFIFKFDQIIRIKVVLEKKILKEISLIDREIENSINKKKSFIDKKKNLYETITSGQIRIYEFKSASAHIKTIEKEISNIDKKIMELEHRKEQKQSELIQKKKELKTFETLKENKMEEFLFDSSREELKQMNEIAISNFIRKG; encoded by the coding sequence GTGTCGAAATTTATTTTCAAATTCGATCAGATAATCAGAATAAAGGTAGTTCTTGAAAAAAAAATATTAAAAGAAATCTCGCTTATTGATAGAGAGATTGAAAACTCAATTAACAAAAAAAAATCTTTTATTGATAAAAAGAAAAATCTTTATGAAACCATTACCAGCGGACAGATAAGGATTTACGAATTCAAAAGTGCAAGTGCTCACATAAAAACAATTGAAAAAGAGATATCGAACATCGACAAAAAAATAATGGAACTTGAGCATAGAAAGGAACAGAAACAATCCGAACTGATTCAGAAGAAGAAAGAGCTTAAAACATTCGAAACGCTTAAGGAAAATAAAATGGAAGAGTTTTTATTCGATAGCAGCAGGGAAGAATTAAAGCAAATGAATGAAATAGCAATAAGTAATTTTATAAGGAAAGGATGA